From one Solanum stenotomum isolate F172 chromosome 12, ASM1918654v1, whole genome shotgun sequence genomic stretch:
- the LOC125848170 gene encoding uncharacterized protein LOC125848170 — MTKKREVEDGMVPEESNAKRQKVMDQLSPSLPPVAFENPLLPLASYDDDEDDEDAGGKGHIAEQVINNGGDKEQNGYSSDDEEDEDDGRSQGKRNRAIEIRRDCPYLDTVNRQVLDFDFEKFCSVSLTNLNVYACLVCGKYFQGRGPKSHAYTHSLEAGHHVFINLRTEKVYCLPDGYEVIDPSLDDIIHVLNPRFTQEQVKQLDKSRQWSRALDGSDYLPGTVGLNNIKETDFVNVTIQSLMRVTPLRNFFLIPENYQHNRSPLVHRFGELTRKIWHARNFKGQVSPHEFLQAVMKASKKRFRIGAQSDPVEFMSWLLNTLHTELRSSKKGSSIIHRCFQGELEVVKEMHNRSIAEKRENGEDGEHESHNIGMETSRMPFIMLGLDLPPPPLFTDVMEKNIIPQVPLFNILKKFDGDTITEVVRPRIARMRYRVTKLPKYLILHMRRFTKNNFFMEKNPTLVNFPVKNLELKDYIPLPAPKENEKLRSKYDLIANIVHDGKPGEGSYRVFVQRKSEELWYEMQDLHVSETLPQMVALSETYMQIYEQHQQ, encoded by the exons ATGACAAAGAAGCGAGAAGTAGAAGATGGCATGGTGCCTGAGGAGTCGAATGCAAAACGGCAGAAGGTAATGGATCAGTTGTCTCCCTCTCTTCCACCAGTTGCTTTTGAGAATCCACTTCTTCCACTTGcatcttatgatgatgatgaagacgACGAGGATGCTGGTGGGAAAGGACACATTGCTGAGCAAGTTATAAATAATGGTGGAGACAAGGAGCAAAATGGCTACTCATCTGACGACGAAGAAGATGAGGATGATGGTAGAAGCCAAGGGAAGCGAAATCGTGCAATTGAGATTAGGAGGGATTGCCCCTATCTTGATACTGTGAATAGACAG GTATTGGATTTTGACTTCGAGAAATTTTGTTCGGTCTCTCTCACAAATTTAAATGTGTATGCATGTTTAGTCTGTGGGAAATATTTTCAAGGAAGGGGACCAAAATCCCATGCGTATACACACAGTCTTGAAGCAGGACACCATGTGTTCATCAATTTACGAACAGAGAAAGTTTATTGTCTTCCTGATGGATATGAAGTCATAGATCCATCGCTTGATGACATTATACATGTTCTGAATCCAAG ATTTACTCAGGAACAGGTTAAGCAACTCGATAAGAGCCGACAGTGGTCTAGGGCACTTGATGGGTCTGATTATCTTCCTGGAACG GTTGGGCTGAATAACATCAAGGAGACTGATTTTGTCAATGTCACGATTCAGTCTTTGATGCGAGTAACTCCCTTGAGAAACTTCTTTCTTATCCCTGAAAATTATCAACACAATAGATCTCCTCTTGTTCATAGATTTGGAGAGCTTACCCGAAAGATTTGGCACGCACGGAACTTTAAAGGACAG GTCAGTCCGCATGAGTTCTTGCAAGCGGTTATGAAAGCTAGTAAAAAACGTTTTCGGATAGGTGCCCAGTCTGACCCTGTTGAATTTATGTCATGGCTCCTGAATACCCTTCACACGGAGCTTAGAAGTTCCAAAAAAGGCAGTAGCATAATCCATCGGTGCTTTCAG GGGGAATTGGAGGTTGTGAAAGAGATGCATAATAGATCTATTGCTGAAAAGAGGGAGAATGGGGAGGATGGTGAACATGAATCTCACAATATTGGCATGGAAACTAGCAGAATGCCTTTCATAATGCTTGGACTTGATTTGCCACCACCTCCTCTTTTTACAGATGTCatggaaaagaatattattccCCAG GTTCCATTATTCAACATACTAAAGAAGTTTGATGGTGATACTATCACTGAAGTTGTAAGGCCCCGTATAGCAAGGATGAGATACCGTGTGACAAAATTGCCAAAGTATCTAATTCTCCACATGCGTAGGTTTACAAAGAACAATTTCTTCATGGAGAAAAATCCTACACTTG TGAACTTCCCTGTGAAGAATCTAGAGCTCAAGGATTATATTCCCCTGCCAGCACCAAAGGAGAATGAGAAACTTCGCTCAAAATATGATTTGATTGCTAATATTGTTCATGATGGAAAGCCAGGCGAAGGATCATACAGAGTGTTTGTCCAACGAAAATCAGAAGAACTTTG GTATGAGATGCAAGACCTACATGTTTCTGAAACTCTTCCCCAGATGGTTGCGCTTTCTGAGACTTATATGCAGATATATGAGCAGCATCAGCAGTAA